A genomic window from Halorubrum lacusprofundi ATCC 49239 includes:
- the ggt gene encoding gamma-glutamyltransferase translates to MDPDVDRFGSRRSTVYGQRGVVATSQPLASEAGIEVLRDGGNAFDAAVATAAALNVVEPTSTGLGGDVFALYRTADGEVGAMRACGGAPADATVENAREALAADDNVDGDDPIEVEMPETGAQTVTVPGTARGWEATAERFGEFGLDRLLQPAIRYATEGYPVSEVIADAWTHGEDLFESDHAREAYLFGGESPTVGQRVTLPRLGESLALIAEEGADAVYEGEIAESIAEEVQAAGGFMTVEDLADFEVEWPEPVSTTYNGAEVYELPPNNQGLIALEALNVAAEVGAGEYDYDAPERVHYFAEALKVAFHDGHRYITDPAYEEIPPLASASWAKRRATEVGEMANHDVGFGIPDANAEDADTVLLTVADDEGNVVSYINSRFAGFGSGLVAGETGIALQNRGSSFSLDPDHPNRLEPGKRPFHTLIPGLIRFDEDDWAAFGVMGGYMQPQGHVQVVSNLVDYGMPLQQALDEPRWRYRESGELALEPQADGAIAAKLARKGHDVLTLPPAMFGGAQIARSRDGVLSAATEPRKDGNAQGY, encoded by the coding sequence ATGGACCCAGACGTGGATCGGTTTGGCTCCCGGCGGTCGACGGTGTACGGACAGCGCGGCGTGGTCGCCACGAGTCAGCCGCTCGCGAGCGAGGCGGGGATCGAGGTGTTACGCGACGGCGGGAACGCGTTCGACGCCGCGGTAGCGACCGCCGCCGCTCTTAACGTCGTCGAGCCCACGTCGACAGGGCTGGGCGGGGACGTGTTCGCGCTGTACCGCACCGCCGACGGCGAGGTCGGCGCCATGCGCGCCTGCGGCGGCGCGCCCGCCGACGCGACGGTCGAGAACGCCCGGGAGGCACTCGCGGCCGACGATAACGTCGACGGCGACGACCCGATCGAGGTCGAGATGCCGGAAACGGGAGCGCAGACGGTCACCGTCCCGGGAACTGCGCGCGGATGGGAGGCGACCGCCGAGCGGTTCGGCGAATTCGGCCTCGACCGACTCCTGCAGCCGGCGATCCGCTACGCGACGGAGGGATACCCGGTCAGCGAGGTGATCGCGGACGCGTGGACCCACGGCGAGGACCTGTTCGAGAGCGACCACGCCCGTGAGGCGTACCTCTTCGGTGGCGAGTCGCCCACGGTCGGCCAGCGGGTGACCCTCCCGCGGCTTGGTGAGTCGCTGGCGCTGATCGCCGAGGAGGGCGCCGACGCCGTCTACGAGGGCGAGATCGCCGAGTCCATCGCGGAGGAGGTACAGGCGGCGGGCGGCTTCATGACGGTCGAGGATCTGGCGGACTTCGAGGTGGAGTGGCCGGAGCCGGTCTCGACGACGTACAACGGCGCGGAGGTGTACGAGCTCCCGCCGAACAACCAGGGGCTCATCGCGTTGGAGGCGCTCAACGTCGCGGCCGAGGTGGGCGCCGGCGAGTACGACTACGACGCTCCCGAGCGCGTCCACTACTTCGCGGAGGCGCTGAAGGTCGCCTTCCACGACGGCCACCGTTACATCACCGATCCGGCGTACGAAGAGATCCCACCGCTTGCGTCCGCGTCGTGGGCGAAGCGGCGGGCCACTGAGGTCGGCGAGATGGCCAACCACGACGTGGGCTTCGGTATCCCAGACGCGAACGCGGAGGATGCCGACACCGTCCTGCTGACGGTTGCCGACGACGAGGGGAACGTCGTCTCGTACATCAACTCGCGGTTCGCCGGGTTCGGCTCCGGGCTCGTCGCGGGCGAGACGGGGATCGCTCTCCAGAATCGCGGCTCGTCGTTCTCGCTCGACCCGGACCACCCGAACCGCCTCGAACCGGGTAAGCGGCCGTTCCACACGCTGATTCCCGGACTCATTCGGTTCGACGAGGACGACTGGGCCGCTTTCGGCGTGATGGGTGGGTACATGCAGCCGCAGGGCCACGTGCAGGTGGTCTCGAATCTCGTCGACTACGGGATGCCGCTCCAGCAAGCGCTCGACGAGCCGCGGTGGCGCTACCGCGAGAGCGGGGAGCTAGCGCTCGAACCCCAAGCAGACGGGGCGATCGCTGCGAAGCTGGCCCGGAAGGGTCACGACGTGTTGACCCTCCCGCCGGCCATGTTCGGCGGCGCCCAGATCGCGCGGTCTCGAGACGGTGTTCTCTCGGCGGCGACCGAGCCGCGGAAGGACGGGAACGCACAAGGGTACTGA
- a CDS encoding ISH3-like element ISHla1 family transposase: MSKTKQADGEIHEDQLLNFLVNRLDEEVSLSLANNAEITAEDIYEVLVGACADGTSVSTLCASSQNSPAGNTVLYHLRTKFEPERLERVANTLLRKDLDELLPEQVEVCADLHLRPYYGDEDDTDGLYHSVAKRGTTAFHAYATLYARVKNKRYTLAVRRLKDGDTASSVLAEFFGVLDGLDAGVKAVYLDRGFYDSKCLTLLQAHNYAYVIPIIRWGEAIQQELSEGWSRVIQHDLTGKLDGHSWTVDFPVYIDCTYLNGKYDENGVARHGYAADAPFIDSPRDARYHYSKRFGIESSYRLFEQAIATTTTRDPTVRLLYVVVSLLLQNVWRYLHYEYVATPRRGGRRLWWWPYKEFVNMIRRAAWTALAVRRAVPANRPPDDRFHR; encoded by the coding sequence GTGTCTAAAACCAAACAAGCAGACGGTGAGATCCACGAGGACCAGCTTCTTAACTTTCTCGTCAACCGCCTTGACGAGGAAGTTTCGCTCTCGTTAGCCAATAACGCTGAAATCACTGCTGAAGACATCTATGAGGTCCTCGTCGGCGCTTGCGCCGACGGGACCTCTGTCTCTACGCTCTGTGCGTCGAGCCAGAACTCACCCGCTGGGAACACGGTCCTCTACCATCTTCGGACGAAGTTCGAGCCGGAACGGCTCGAACGAGTCGCTAACACGCTCCTGCGAAAGGATCTCGATGAATTGCTCCCCGAACAGGTGGAGGTCTGCGCAGACCTCCACCTGCGGCCCTACTACGGTGACGAAGACGACACAGACGGCCTCTATCACTCGGTAGCGAAGCGTGGAACCACTGCGTTCCACGCCTATGCCACACTCTACGCGCGTGTGAAGAACAAACGCTACACGCTGGCGGTACGCCGTCTCAAAGACGGCGATACCGCAAGTAGTGTCCTCGCTGAGTTCTTCGGTGTCCTCGACGGCCTTGACGCCGGGGTCAAGGCCGTCTACCTTGATCGCGGATTCTACGACAGTAAGTGTCTCACGCTGCTTCAGGCGCACAATTACGCGTACGTGATCCCGATCATCCGGTGGGGTGAGGCGATTCAGCAAGAGCTCTCGGAAGGATGGAGTCGCGTCATTCAGCATGATCTGACGGGGAAACTCGACGGTCACAGCTGGACCGTCGATTTTCCCGTCTACATCGACTGTACGTACCTAAATGGGAAGTATGACGAGAACGGTGTGGCGCGTCACGGCTACGCCGCTGACGCGCCGTTCATCGACTCACCACGGGACGCTCGATACCACTACTCGAAACGCTTCGGTATCGAGTCAAGCTATCGCTTGTTTGAGCAAGCGATAGCGACAACGACAACACGAGATCCAACGGTACGGCTGCTGTACGTGGTGGTGAGTCTCCTCTTACAGAACGTCTGGCGGTACCTTCACTACGAGTATGTGGCGACGCCCCGCCGAGGCGGGCGTCGCCTCTGGTGGTGGCCGTACAAGGAGTTCGTCAATATGATTCGACGAGCTGCGTGGACGGCCCTCGCGGTGCGTCGGGCCGTCCCCGCGAATCGGCCACCTGACGACCGATTCCACCGCTAA
- a CDS encoding AI-2E family transporter, with the protein MVASLRDRHGSVAWILVGVLITAVVAFVLYSFVGAIVVGIFLYYATRPIYRWIDQWTEHPDLSATVTLLTVGLPILLILAYATFVGIREIDQFFAIANLEQLRTVLEPYVDLVSGSEEQGLFGILRDNVSRARGFASSATVWLLRLFVSFTLAFYLLRDDYKIAQWFRRSFEHQPAAVTFVEQVDADLTTIYTGNLITIGASGLLAVSTYYVLDIIAPAGTGVQFPFLLGLLTGVATLIPAIGMKLIYYPYTGYLVWQVVSKGEGSLWFPVVFFLVTVVVVDVIPDFFIRSYVSKGELNMGLLLLTYVLGVVAFGWYGVFFAPIVLVVFIHFVRDILPVLLGSDATTR; encoded by the coding sequence ATGGTGGCCTCCCTGAGGGACCGTCACGGTTCGGTCGCATGGATCCTCGTCGGGGTCCTGATCACAGCGGTGGTGGCGTTCGTTCTCTACTCGTTCGTCGGTGCCATCGTGGTCGGCATCTTTCTCTACTATGCGACACGGCCGATCTACCGATGGATAGACCAATGGACCGAACATCCGGACCTCAGTGCGACGGTTACGCTCCTGACCGTCGGCCTGCCGATTCTCCTCATCCTCGCGTATGCCACATTCGTTGGGATCCGCGAGATTGACCAGTTTTTTGCAATCGCAAATCTCGAACAGCTCAGGACGGTGTTAGAACCCTATGTTGACCTCGTGTCGGGGTCTGAAGAACAAGGGCTATTCGGCATCCTTCGTGACAACGTCTCTAGGGCGCGGGGGTTCGCCAGTTCAGCCACGGTCTGGTTGTTACGTCTCTTCGTCAGCTTCACGCTTGCATTCTACCTCTTGCGGGACGATTACAAAATCGCACAGTGGTTCCGACGGAGCTTCGAGCATCAGCCCGCCGCCGTGACCTTCGTCGAACAGGTAGACGCCGACCTCACGACGATCTACACGGGGAACCTCATTACGATCGGAGCGAGTGGCCTCCTCGCCGTCAGTACCTACTACGTCTTGGACATCATCGCTCCGGCCGGGACGGGCGTCCAATTCCCGTTCCTCCTGGGACTCCTGACTGGAGTGGCCACACTCATTCCGGCCATCGGTATGAAACTCATCTACTACCCCTACACCGGCTACCTCGTCTGGCAAGTCGTGTCTAAAGGCGAGGGTTCACTCTGGTTCCCGGTCGTCTTTTTCCTCGTAACGGTTGTTGTCGTCGACGTCATTCCCGACTTCTTCATCCGGTCGTACGTCTCGAAGGGCGAACTCAACATGGGCCTGCTACTCCTGACGTACGTTCTCGGTGTGGTGGCATTCGGCTGGTACGGGGTATTCTTCGCACCGATTGTACTGGTCGTCTTCATCCACTTCGTGCGGGACATCCTCCCAGTGCTTCTCGGATCGGACGCGACGACACGGTGA
- a CDS encoding ABC transporter ATP-binding protein, with protein sequence MSVEEADSVDENPVDDSVDSDDTPVAADMDDTDAGTTHTLDGDAILRLRDLDAGYGDLQILSDVDLDVADGEYVTIVGPNGAGKSTVMKTVFGLTTYMDGTVEFEGEPIHGLAPEQIIREGIGFVPQTDNVFPGLSVRENLEMGAYILDSVPEDQIEEIYDRFPILRERSGQKAGTLSGGQRQMVAMGRALMLDPDLLLLDEPSAGLAPDLVADMFDRIDRINDSGTAVLMVEQNAKEALRRCDRGYVLVNGENRYTDRGEVLLGDEDVRKDFLGG encoded by the coding sequence ATGAGCGTCGAGGAGGCCGACTCCGTCGACGAAAACCCCGTCGACGACTCTGTCGACTCCGACGACACACCCGTCGCCGCCGACATGGACGACACTGATGCGGGAACGACCCACACGCTCGACGGCGACGCGATCCTCCGGCTCCGCGACCTCGACGCTGGCTACGGCGACCTCCAGATCCTCTCTGACGTCGATCTCGACGTCGCCGACGGGGAGTACGTCACCATCGTCGGCCCCAACGGCGCCGGCAAATCGACCGTGATGAAGACCGTCTTCGGGCTCACGACGTACATGGACGGCACCGTCGAGTTCGAGGGCGAGCCGATTCACGGGCTCGCGCCCGAGCAGATCATCCGCGAGGGGATCGGGTTCGTCCCGCAGACCGACAACGTGTTCCCGGGTCTGAGCGTGCGCGAGAATCTCGAAATGGGCGCGTACATTCTCGACAGCGTCCCCGAAGACCAGATCGAAGAGATTTACGACCGCTTCCCGATCCTCCGAGAGCGGTCGGGACAGAAGGCAGGGACGCTTTCGGGCGGCCAGCGGCAGATGGTCGCGATGGGGCGGGCGCTCATGCTCGATCCGGATCTACTGCTGCTCGACGAGCCCTCCGCGGGGCTCGCGCCCGACCTCGTCGCCGACATGTTCGATCGGATCGACCGGATCAACGACTCGGGAACGGCGGTACTCATGGTCGAGCAGAACGCCAAGGAAGCGCTCCGGCGCTGTGACCGCGGCTACGTCCTCGTCAACGGCGAGAACCGCTACACCGACCGCGGAGAAGTGCTGCTCGGCGACGAGGACGTGCGGAAGGACTTCCTCGGCGGGTGA
- a CDS encoding ABC transporter ATP-binding protein: MSSDIPDASDVADGADATAASTDEPEANDSAVEEAAKHVPSGAPPLRVEGLVKRFGGVTAVDGASFEVEQGSLTGLIGPNGAGKSTTFNCITGVHEPTAGSVYFKGEDVTGLEPYRMARKGLVRTFQIARELSEMTVLENLMLAPKGQIGESAIRSVTPGLRGEVVAQEEEIRERAWETLDFFEIDHLATEHAGNLSGGQRKLLEMARALMTDPEVVLLDEPLAGVNPTLEEKLLDRIHQLREDGYTFLLVEHDMDVIMNNCEHVIVMHQGSVLAEGTGDEIRNNEQVIEAYLGEDI; encoded by the coding sequence ATGAGTAGCGACATTCCGGACGCGTCCGACGTCGCTGACGGAGCAGATGCGACCGCGGCGTCGACCGACGAACCCGAGGCAAACGACAGCGCGGTCGAGGAGGCGGCAAAGCACGTCCCGTCCGGAGCGCCGCCGCTCCGAGTCGAGGGACTCGTCAAGCGCTTCGGCGGCGTCACCGCCGTCGACGGCGCCTCCTTCGAGGTCGAACAGGGGTCGCTGACGGGGCTGATCGGTCCCAACGGCGCTGGCAAGTCGACCACGTTCAACTGCATCACCGGCGTTCACGAGCCGACGGCGGGGTCCGTCTACTTCAAGGGCGAGGACGTCACCGGGCTCGAACCGTACCGGATGGCGCGGAAGGGGCTCGTGCGGACCTTCCAGATCGCCCGCGAGTTATCGGAGATGACCGTACTGGAGAACCTGATGCTCGCGCCGAAAGGGCAGATCGGCGAGTCGGCGATCCGGTCGGTCACGCCCGGGCTCCGGGGCGAGGTCGTCGCACAGGAGGAGGAGATCCGCGAGCGCGCCTGGGAGACCCTCGACTTCTTCGAGATCGACCACCTCGCGACCGAACACGCCGGCAACCTCTCCGGAGGCCAGCGGAAGCTCCTGGAGATGGCGCGCGCGCTCATGACCGACCCGGAGGTGGTTCTCCTCGACGAGCCGCTCGCGGGCGTCAATCCCACGTTAGAGGAGAAGCTCCTCGATCGGATCCACCAGCTGCGCGAGGACGGCTACACGTTCCTCCTCGTCGAACACGATATGGACGTTATCATGAACAACTGCGAACACGTCATCGTCATGCACCAGGGCAGCGTTCTCGCCGAAGGGACCGGCGACGAGATACGGAACAACGAACAGGTCATCGAGGCGTACCTGGGGGAGGACATATGA
- a CDS encoding branched-chain amino acid ABC transporter permease — protein sequence MSDASSPSTDEPPESATAALIDAARQSDLGLVIGTLLLVYLAATLLTFTDGLNSVVGLMRTLTFLGLVYALAALALNLQWGYAGLFNIGVAGFMALGVYTMGIVVRSPDPAFGPPGFGLPLPVGIVAGMLVAAVVGLLAALPALRLKADYLAIVTLGMSEIIRLFLQSSTFDTFLRDTLGVGTGGGRGMGLPQNPIRELFLVDGQAGTPTALGDLAFGTFGEDGLGIANTIIIDWAYIAVLAAFVIAFYVLLERLGRSPFGRMLKAIREDELVADSLGKNVDLIKIKVFVIGCALMGLAGILWFGSQGNVSPTPQFMPVLTFYVFIAVIIGGSGSNAGAVLGGIVFATVLFEGPRRVGSSLRDVIDAETPSSFADAIVTLDPTAFLAYATDNIAPLQFVFLGLILVFIMHRRPDGILGDRIETAAAVDLSERPSGGETDE from the coding sequence ATGAGCGACGCGTCGTCGCCGTCGACCGACGAGCCGCCGGAGAGCGCGACTGCCGCCCTGATCGACGCCGCCCGGCAGAGCGACCTCGGGCTCGTGATCGGGACGCTGCTTCTCGTCTACCTCGCCGCGACCCTGCTCACCTTCACCGACGGCCTCAACAGCGTCGTCGGGCTGATGCGGACGCTGACGTTCCTCGGGCTCGTGTACGCGCTCGCCGCACTTGCGTTGAACCTCCAGTGGGGCTACGCCGGACTGTTCAACATCGGTGTGGCCGGGTTCATGGCGCTCGGCGTCTACACGATGGGGATCGTCGTCCGGTCCCCCGACCCGGCGTTCGGTCCGCCCGGCTTCGGGCTCCCGCTCCCGGTCGGTATCGTCGCCGGGATGCTGGTGGCCGCGGTCGTCGGGCTGCTCGCGGCGCTCCCGGCCCTCCGGCTTAAGGCCGACTACCTCGCGATCGTCACGCTCGGCATGTCGGAGATCATCCGTCTGTTCCTCCAGTCGAGCACGTTCGACACGTTCCTCAGGGACACGCTCGGCGTCGGCACCGGCGGCGGCCGCGGCATGGGGCTACCGCAGAACCCGATCCGCGAGCTGTTCCTCGTCGACGGGCAGGCCGGGACGCCGACGGCCCTCGGCGACCTCGCCTTCGGTACCTTCGGCGAGGACGGGCTCGGGATCGCCAACACGATCATCATCGACTGGGCGTACATCGCCGTTCTCGCCGCCTTCGTGATCGCCTTTTACGTCCTGCTCGAACGGCTCGGCCGGTCGCCGTTCGGTCGGATGCTCAAGGCGATCCGCGAAGACGAGCTCGTCGCCGACTCGCTCGGGAAGAACGTGGACCTGATCAAGATCAAGGTGTTCGTTATCGGCTGCGCGCTGATGGGGCTCGCCGGGATCCTCTGGTTCGGCAGTCAGGGTAACGTCTCGCCGACGCCGCAGTTCATGCCCGTGCTCACCTTCTACGTCTTCATCGCCGTCATCATCGGCGGGTCCGGCTCGAACGCCGGCGCCGTCCTCGGGGGCATCGTCTTCGCGACGGTGCTCTTTGAAGGACCGCGCCGTGTCGGATCGTCGCTCAGGGATGTCATCGATGCCGAGACACCCTCGTCGTTCGCGGACGCGATCGTCACGCTCGACCCGACCGCGTTCCTCGCGTACGCGACCGACAACATCGCGCCGCTCCAGTTCGTCTTCCTCGGACTAATCTTAGTGTTCATCATGCACCGACGGCCTGACGGGATACTCGGCGACCGGATCGAGACGGCCGCGGCCGTCGATCTCTCGGAGCGCCCCAGCGGGGGTGAGACCGATGAGTAG
- a CDS encoding branched-chain amino acid ABC transporter permease, protein MGTTESSIVDSARARPGLLLVVLLGGLLLVDLAAKLAGFSILPIGEAISIDRLGSNLWNGVVIGLVIGLAGIGLSMTYSILSFANFSHGDLLSTGAFTGWGVAFLIAGFGDIPVRALLTVGDAGSATPGDIGAHILSTPVAILVGLLVAFAATAAVALALDRAFYKPMRDRDGISILIASIGAALIVRYVIQFVYGSDRRGVTAAIDASNLAFDPLGLSVNAHELTIVVAAIGLMLAMHFMLQRTKLGTAMRAMADNKDLALVTGIPAERVVTATWIIGGGLAGASGYLYVLLRGTIQFDFGWLLLLLIFAAVILGGIGSVYGAIAGGLVIGIVFTTSTVWIPSDFNQAAAFAVMITMLLLRPEGLFGGVSTA, encoded by the coding sequence ATGGGAACAACTGAATCGTCGATCGTCGACTCGGCGCGGGCCCGGCCGGGGCTTCTCCTCGTCGTTCTGCTCGGCGGCCTGTTGCTCGTCGACCTCGCCGCGAAGCTCGCCGGTTTCTCGATTCTCCCGATCGGCGAGGCGATCTCGATCGATCGGCTCGGCTCGAACCTCTGGAACGGGGTCGTGATCGGGCTCGTAATCGGGCTCGCCGGAATCGGCCTCTCGATGACGTACAGCATCCTCTCGTTCGCGAACTTCTCGCACGGCGACCTGCTTAGCACCGGGGCGTTCACCGGCTGGGGCGTCGCGTTCCTGATCGCCGGATTCGGCGATATCCCGGTTCGGGCGCTGCTGACCGTTGGGGACGCCGGGAGCGCGACCCCCGGCGACATCGGGGCGCACATCCTCTCGACGCCGGTCGCGATACTCGTCGGGCTGCTCGTGGCCTTTGCGGCCACCGCCGCCGTCGCGCTGGCGCTCGACCGCGCGTTCTACAAGCCGATGCGGGACCGCGACGGGATCTCGATCCTCATCGCGTCGATCGGCGCTGCGCTGATCGTCCGGTACGTGATCCAGTTCGTCTACGGCTCCGACCGGCGCGGCGTCACGGCGGCCATCGACGCCTCGAACCTGGCGTTCGACCCGCTCGGGCTCTCCGTCAACGCTCACGAGCTGACCATCGTCGTCGCCGCGATCGGGCTCATGCTCGCGATGCACTTCATGCTCCAGCGCACGAAGCTCGGCACCGCGATGCGGGCGATGGCCGACAACAAGGACCTCGCCCTCGTCACCGGCATTCCGGCCGAGCGCGTCGTCACTGCCACGTGGATCATCGGCGGCGGGCTGGCGGGCGCCTCGGGGTACCTCTACGTGCTGCTCCGCGGGACGATCCAGTTCGACTTCGGCTGGCTGCTGCTCCTCTTAATCTTCGCGGCCGTGATCCTCGGCGGGATCGGCTCGGTGTACGGCGCGATCGCCGGCGGGCTCGTCATCGGGATCGTCTTCACCACCTCGACGGTCTGGATCCCGTCCGACTTCAACCAGGCCGCCGCGTTCGCCGTGATGATCACCATGCTCCTGTTGCGCCCCGAGGGGCTCTTCGGAGGTGTTTCGACCGCATGA